In Brachypodium distachyon strain Bd21 chromosome 2, Brachypodium_distachyon_v3.0, whole genome shotgun sequence, one genomic interval encodes:
- the LOC104583308 gene encoding uncharacterized protein LOC104583308 — protein sequence MAFLISSLAQRLKIRHRNKRITSSSNIRRPSLFSCGGGGSGDTFSPFVKPKTSRKPKGPSGSVEHGNDSRKADVDEPCVWRRTILLGQRCQPLEFNGAIHYDSEGQRLWHSRTPPRSPLLSPVRSLEFGYMDRA from the coding sequence ATGGCCTTCCtcatctcctccctcgcccAGCGGCTGAAGATCCGCCACCGGAACAAGAGGATCACGTCCTCTTCCAACATTCGCCGGCCTTCGCTCTTCtcatgcggcggcggcggcagcggcgacacCTTCAGCCCTTTCGTGAAGCCGAAGACGTCGAGGAAGCCCAAGGGGCCATCTGGGTCCGTCGAGCATGGCAACGACAGCCGCAAGGCTGATGTCGACGAGCCGTGCGTGTGGCGGCGCACGATACTGCTCGGCCAAAGGTGCCAGCCGCTGGAGTTCAACGGGGCCATACACTACGACAGCGAAGGGCAGCGGTTGTGGCActcccggacgccgccgcggtcgCCGCTGCTGAGCCCCGTCCGTTCTCTGGAATTTGGATACATGGATCGAGCATGA
- the LOC104582827 gene encoding uncharacterized protein LOC104582827 encodes MSMMSLQLLAPILGLPSRNGCTGRRLRVTVVSCKHNQSTDVQGASLTSRISRRDALSYVSSAFLATFLVTDRAEARTSRQENKRKVMEKLEKIREKALGPKEKNEGTGEEKGPVANLLIPPTLVDAYI; translated from the exons ATGTCCATGATGTCTCTGCAGCTCCTCGCTCCGATCCTTGGCCTTCCATCTAGAAATGGTTGCACCGGCAGAAGACTACGGGTTACCGTGGTTAGCTGCAAACATAATCAG TCAACCGATGTCCAAGGAGCAAGTCTAACGAGCAGGATATCCCGTAGAGATGCCCTATCATACGTTTCATCTGCCTTCTTGGCAACGTTCCTGGTGACTGATCGTGCTGAAGCTAGAACCTCGAGGCAAGAGAACAAAAGGAAAGTAATGGAAAAGCTGGAGAAGATCCGGGAGAAGGCACTGGGCCCAAAGGAGAAGAACGAGGGCACCGGCGAGGAGAAAGGGCCCGTGGCGAACTTGCTGATCCCTCCTACTTTGGTCGATGCTTACATCTGA